A window of the Glaciimonas sp. CA11.2 genome harbors these coding sequences:
- a CDS encoding DUF1501 domain-containing protein, which translates to MKRRDFIRSISQLGIVGSGAILIPIGLSGCVVAPPNKPNTANLQKSNREPAPLAYGTPPKRDRLAGDGTPRMVVVFLRGAVDGLNVVVPHGDQHYYQARPTIAVARPGDNNGAIDLTGYFGLHPALQPLKPYWDNGQLAFIHASGSPDMSRSHFEAQDYMETGTPGQHNTHDGWMNRLLGTMPPKEAPMQALTLGESIPRILTGRAVVANMPTGRDATRPTQIDKPDVNLAFNALYQQDPTLGKAFRDGLAARKEMMMDLNSTEQRAANNGAPLPNGLSIDTTRLGRLMRSNPAIRLGFVAVGGWDTHANQGNGTGQLANRLRPLADGLTTLATELGPAFNDTVIVVMSEFGRTFRENGNGGTDHGHGNVMWLLGGNVRGRTIYGNWPGIDDKSLNEGRDLAITTDFRTVLATLAEKHMRVGDTALQRVFPQFPGANNQKLNFLI; encoded by the coding sequence ATGAAACGCCGCGATTTTATCCGCAGCATTAGTCAACTTGGCATCGTCGGCAGCGGTGCGATTCTGATTCCGATTGGACTTTCTGGCTGTGTCGTTGCGCCGCCCAACAAGCCAAATACCGCTAATCTGCAAAAGAGCAATCGAGAACCGGCACCACTCGCCTACGGCACACCGCCGAAGCGTGACCGTCTGGCGGGTGACGGCACGCCGCGCATGGTTGTAGTTTTTTTACGCGGAGCGGTGGATGGCCTTAATGTTGTTGTACCGCATGGCGACCAGCATTATTATCAGGCCCGCCCTACCATCGCAGTGGCACGTCCTGGCGACAACAATGGTGCAATCGATTTAACCGGATATTTCGGGCTTCATCCGGCATTGCAACCGCTCAAGCCTTATTGGGATAACGGCCAACTGGCGTTCATTCATGCATCCGGCTCGCCCGATATGTCGCGTTCGCATTTTGAGGCGCAGGACTATATGGAAACCGGTACACCCGGTCAACACAACACACACGACGGCTGGATGAATCGCCTGCTGGGCACTATGCCGCCCAAAGAAGCGCCCATGCAAGCACTGACACTAGGCGAGTCGATACCACGCATCCTGACCGGCCGTGCCGTCGTCGCCAATATGCCGACCGGGCGCGATGCCACCCGACCAACGCAGATCGACAAACCGGACGTCAATCTTGCCTTCAACGCGTTATATCAACAGGATCCAACGTTAGGAAAAGCATTTCGGGATGGCCTTGCAGCGCGTAAGGAAATGATGATGGACCTGAATAGCACGGAACAACGCGCCGCCAATAACGGTGCGCCACTTCCAAACGGACTCTCCATTGATACGACAAGACTAGGCCGTCTTATGCGCAGCAACCCCGCGATCCGGCTTGGCTTTGTCGCCGTGGGCGGATGGGATACGCACGCCAATCAAGGTAACGGTACGGGCCAGTTAGCCAACAGACTGCGCCCTTTGGCCGATGGCTTAACCACGCTCGCGACAGAACTCGGTCCAGCCTTTAACGACACCGTGATCGTCGTCATGTCGGAATTTGGCCGAACCTTCCGCGAGAACGGCAATGGTGGAACCGACCATGGACACGGCAATGTGATGTGGCTGCTCGGCGGCAATGTACGTGGCCGCACGATATACGGCAACTGGCCTGGCATCGATGACAAATCTCTCAACGAAGGTCGCGACCTGGCAATCACCACAGACTTTCGCACCGTATTAGCGACGCTGGCAGAAAAGCACATGCGCGTCGGAGATACCGCGCTCCAACGTGTCTTCCCGCAATTTCCTGGCGCTAATAATCAAAAATTAAACTTCCTGATATAA
- a CDS encoding LytTR family DNA-binding domain-containing protein, which yields MTTLLDYQTINGMIPRIYIVDDEAPARARLRTVLSDIAEACPHILVGEAEHAQAALEGIAATAPDVVLVDVQMPEVTGLQLVQQLKQGYAGYAGLVKDGNANFSIAAEMPIIIFVTAYEHYAVNAFDVHAFDYLLKPVRAVRLQQALLRATQLRFPSATKIQENISLPGSDPVTRSAAVRTHFSVQERGRVLLVPIDEVRFLKAELKYVILRTKSKEYLIEDSLMSIEEELRAQFVRVHRNTLVARNAIVGVERGSLTFDKNDDDGSEKKLLPVLQQTWNVILRDVEQKLPISRRQWSIIRALVRC from the coding sequence ATGACTACACTGCTGGATTACCAGACCATCAATGGCATGATTCCTCGCATTTATATAGTTGATGACGAAGCGCCAGCGCGTGCGCGTCTGCGCACTGTATTGTCTGACATCGCCGAAGCTTGTCCACATATTCTTGTTGGCGAGGCCGAGCATGCGCAAGCTGCGTTGGAAGGTATTGCGGCGACGGCACCTGATGTGGTGTTAGTGGATGTTCAGATGCCAGAAGTAACGGGGTTGCAATTGGTGCAGCAACTGAAGCAGGGCTATGCCGGTTATGCAGGTCTTGTTAAGGACGGTAACGCGAATTTTTCTATCGCGGCGGAAATGCCGATCATTATTTTTGTCACGGCGTATGAACACTATGCCGTGAACGCCTTCGATGTGCACGCGTTTGATTATCTGTTGAAGCCTGTGCGCGCAGTGCGGCTGCAACAGGCGCTGCTGCGCGCGACGCAATTGCGCTTTCCGAGTGCAACAAAAATACAGGAAAACATTTCTCTTCCAGGTTCCGATCCTGTAACCCGATCAGCAGCGGTGCGGACGCATTTTTCGGTTCAGGAGCGCGGTCGGGTATTACTTGTTCCGATAGATGAAGTGCGATTTTTAAAAGCAGAATTGAAGTACGTTATCTTGCGTACCAAATCGAAGGAATATTTAATCGAAGATTCGTTGATGTCGATAGAGGAAGAATTACGTGCGCAGTTCGTTCGGGTTCATCGGAATACTTTGGTCGCGAGAAACGCGATCGTCGGTGTGGAGCGTGGCAGCCTTACGTTTGATAAAAATGACGACGATGGATCAGAGAAAAAATTGTTGCCGGTATTGCAGCAAACGTGGAATGTTATTTTGCGCGATGTAGAGCAAAAACTGCCGATATCCCGACGGCAGTGGAGCATTATTCGGGCGTTGGTACGATGCTAA
- the argH gene encoding argininosuccinate lyase has translation MTEQFSKKAEAWSARFSEPVSDLVKRYTASVFFDKRLAEVDIQGSLAHADMLAHQKIITADDYAAIQKGMTQIQEEIAAGKFEWLLDLEDVHLNIEKRLTELVGDAGKRLHTGRSRNDQVATDIRLYLRGAIDDICGLLRDLRLALLTLAEQHADTILPGFTHMQVAQPITFGHHVLAYVEMFGRDTERMQDCRKRVNRLPLGAAALAGTTFPIDRHRVAATLGFDDVCRNSLDAVSDRDFAIEFCAAAALVMTHISRMSEELVIWMSPRVGFIDIADRFCTGSSIMPQKKNPDVPELARGKTGRVNGHLIALLTLMKGQPLAYNKDNQEDKEPLFDTVDTLTDTLRIFADMAGGITVKPDAMRAAALQGYATATDLADYLVKKGLPFRDAHEAVALTVRHCVDQGYDLSDMSLEQLQAFSSLIQADVFDVLTLEGSVAARDHIGGTAPRQVRLAIAHLREQLG, from the coding sequence ATGACAGAACAATTCTCCAAGAAGGCCGAAGCCTGGTCAGCGCGCTTTTCCGAACCGGTTTCCGACCTGGTCAAACGTTACACCGCCTCGGTATTTTTCGATAAGCGTCTGGCAGAAGTCGACATTCAAGGCTCTTTAGCCCATGCCGATATGCTGGCACACCAAAAAATTATCACTGCCGATGATTATGCCGCGATTCAAAAGGGCATGACACAAATTCAAGAGGAAATAGCTGCCGGCAAGTTTGAATGGCTGCTCGACCTTGAAGATGTCCATTTGAATATTGAAAAGCGACTGACCGAACTGGTCGGCGACGCGGGCAAGCGCTTGCACACCGGACGCTCCCGCAACGATCAGGTCGCCACCGATATTCGCCTCTATTTGCGCGGCGCTATCGATGATATCTGTGGTTTGTTGCGTGATTTGCGCCTGGCATTGCTGACATTGGCAGAACAACATGCCGATACCATTTTGCCGGGCTTTACCCACATGCAGGTCGCGCAACCGATTACTTTCGGCCACCACGTTCTGGCTTATGTAGAAATGTTTGGTCGCGACACTGAGCGTATGCAAGACTGCCGCAAACGTGTTAATCGGTTACCGCTTGGCGCAGCGGCGCTCGCTGGCACTACTTTCCCGATTGACCGTCATCGTGTGGCCGCAACGCTAGGCTTTGACGACGTGTGCCGCAACTCTCTGGATGCGGTCTCGGACCGTGATTTCGCCATTGAATTTTGCGCTGCTGCTGCGCTGGTGATGACGCACATCTCGCGCATGTCAGAAGAATTGGTCATCTGGATGAGCCCAAGAGTCGGCTTTATCGATATTGCTGACCGATTTTGTACTGGTTCGTCGATCATGCCGCAAAAGAAAAATCCGGACGTTCCAGAACTGGCCCGCGGCAAAACCGGTCGCGTAAATGGACATCTGATCGCTCTATTGACTTTGATGAAAGGCCAGCCGCTGGCCTATAACAAGGATAATCAGGAAGATAAAGAACCATTGTTCGATACCGTCGATACCCTGACAGATACGCTGCGCATCTTCGCTGATATGGCCGGCGGCATCACCGTCAAGCCCGATGCGATGCGTGCCGCTGCGTTGCAAGGTTATGCCACAGCAACGGATTTGGCCGATTACCTGGTCAAAAAGGGCCTGCCGTTCCGCGATGCACACGAAGCGGTCGCCTTGACGGTACGCCATTGCGTCGATCAGGGATACGATTTGAGCGACATGTCATTAGAGCAACTACAAGCATTCTCCAGCTTGATTCAAGCGGACGTGTTTGATGTGTTGACGCTAGAAGGATCAGTCGCAGCACGGGATCATATCGGCGGCACAGCACCTCGCCAGGTACGTTTAGCAATTGCGCATTTGCGTGAGCAATTGGGCTAA
- a CDS encoding ABC transporter substrate-binding protein → MKLNTFLKTLTVLVLGATLAQSALAAEVKLGLAAALTGPAAKYGVAIRNGFTLATEEVNAKGGVNGNKLLLVIEDEQGKKEDAINAFKKLIFQDKALLVFGPTLSNSAFAADPIANAAKVVAFGTSNTADGITAMGPFTFRNSVMEADVLPVTTRAAVKHFGIKKVAVIYGNDDAFTKSGYDVFKATLAEQKIPVTTTESYAKGDVDFKAQLTKIKASNPDAIVCSCLTEEAANIILQTRTLGMKQPFIGGNGLNSPKLFEIAKGAGDGTIMGSPWSAENMTPANKAFMAAYKAKFGTEPDQFAAQAYDALYIVAAALKNVKLTGALPADRIALRDALPAVKIAGATGNFAFRKAPEAGGKAVGYDAQQEAIVNIAEGGKFVLMK, encoded by the coding sequence ATGAAACTGAATACTTTTTTAAAAACACTGACCGTGCTGGTACTCGGCGCGACATTGGCACAATCTGCACTAGCCGCTGAAGTCAAACTTGGTTTGGCTGCTGCATTAACAGGTCCGGCAGCAAAATATGGCGTCGCCATCAGAAACGGTTTCACGCTGGCTACAGAAGAAGTCAATGCCAAGGGCGGCGTTAACGGCAATAAACTGCTATTGGTCATAGAAGATGAGCAAGGCAAAAAAGAAGACGCTATCAACGCGTTCAAAAAACTGATTTTCCAAGACAAGGCGTTGCTGGTATTCGGCCCAACTCTGTCCAACTCGGCTTTCGCTGCTGATCCGATCGCCAATGCTGCAAAGGTCGTCGCCTTCGGTACCAGCAATACCGCAGATGGCATCACGGCAATGGGCCCTTTCACATTTCGTAACTCAGTCATGGAAGCCGACGTATTGCCAGTGACAACACGCGCCGCGGTCAAGCATTTCGGCATCAAAAAAGTGGCAGTCATTTATGGCAACGACGACGCATTCACCAAAAGTGGTTACGACGTTTTCAAAGCAACCCTGGCCGAGCAAAAAATTCCTGTCACGACGACTGAATCGTATGCCAAAGGCGACGTTGACTTCAAAGCGCAATTAACCAAAATCAAAGCATCGAATCCCGACGCTATTGTTTGCTCTTGCCTGACTGAAGAAGCCGCCAATATCATCTTGCAAACCCGTACACTCGGCATGAAGCAACCGTTCATCGGCGGCAATGGGTTGAACTCTCCAAAGCTTTTTGAAATTGCCAAGGGTGCAGGCGACGGCACTATTATGGGTAGTCCGTGGTCGGCAGAAAATATGACGCCAGCCAACAAAGCATTCATGGCCGCGTACAAAGCTAAATTTGGTACTGAGCCGGATCAATTTGCGGCACAAGCTTACGATGCGCTGTATATCGTCGCGGCGGCACTAAAAAATGTCAAATTGACTGGCGCACTGCCAGCGGACCGCATCGCTTTGCGTGATGCGCTGCCAGCGGTCAAGATCGCAGGCGCAACCGGCAACTTTGCGTTCCGCAAAGCACCGGAAGCCGGTGGCAAAGCTGTCGGCTATGACGCGCAACAGGAAGCAATTGTGAATATTGCTGAAGGTGGAAAATTCGTCCTAATGAAGTGA
- a CDS encoding sensor histidine kinase: MASNPVLRMRKNNPISPIDSMQQVAKDLSGQSVIPDCCNLGVVARTLIVVNVALLATTLLRVDGLISMVMKFVESSMLVELTCFLSLFFLCGMRRISYRFPFWGQRLLCAVIPAGVTGLVILLLSSYDWFLQSFVDLSIIGPMLIAALFGISLQHYFELRGRAFSPVLVEARLQALQARIRPHFLFNSLNAVLALIRTEPRRAETALEDLADLIRVLMRDPRAMTTLENECQLCRQYLSIEKIRLGDRLKVQWEREGIDDEVVHRTQIPTLLLQPLVENAVHYGVEPSTTESIIRIQLKKTVERIEIAVINPYYAQTGLVLSDGNQMALNNIRERLALLYDVEGQLTTAVVNGQFEVRVRFPYVKTSISDAATGKLDKKIV; encoded by the coding sequence ATGGCATCCAACCCAGTACTGAGAATGCGTAAAAATAACCCAATCAGTCCAATCGATAGCATGCAGCAAGTTGCCAAAGACCTATCCGGTCAGTCTGTTATTCCCGATTGCTGTAATTTGGGTGTGGTAGCGCGGACCTTAATTGTGGTCAATGTCGCTTTGTTGGCGACGACTTTACTGCGGGTGGATGGACTGATATCCATGGTGATGAAATTTGTTGAGTCATCCATGCTGGTTGAATTGACGTGTTTTTTGTCACTGTTTTTTTTGTGTGGGATGCGAAGGATTAGTTATCGATTTCCGTTTTGGGGGCAGCGTTTGTTGTGCGCAGTGATTCCCGCTGGCGTCACCGGTCTGGTGATACTTTTGCTGTCGAGTTATGATTGGTTTCTTCAAAGCTTTGTGGATTTGTCGATCATCGGTCCGATGTTAATTGCCGCATTATTCGGCATTTCTTTGCAGCACTATTTTGAGTTGCGCGGACGTGCTTTTTCACCAGTGTTGGTTGAGGCGCGATTGCAGGCGTTACAGGCGCGGATACGGCCGCATTTTCTGTTTAATAGTTTAAATGCGGTCCTGGCGCTCATTCGTACCGAGCCGAGGCGGGCAGAAACGGCGCTGGAGGATCTGGCCGATTTAATTCGCGTGTTGATGCGTGATCCTCGCGCAATGACGACGCTGGAAAACGAATGCCAGTTATGTCGGCAATACCTATCAATTGAAAAAATTCGTCTCGGTGACCGTTTGAAGGTGCAATGGGAGCGCGAAGGAATTGACGATGAAGTGGTGCATAGGACGCAAATCCCTACCTTGTTATTGCAGCCGCTGGTAGAAAACGCGGTGCATTATGGGGTCGAGCCAAGCACCACAGAATCGATCATACGTATTCAATTAAAGAAGACCGTGGAGCGGATCGAGATCGCGGTGATTAATCCTTATTATGCGCAGACTGGATTGGTGTTGTCGGATGGCAATCAAATGGCGTTAAATAATATTCGTGAGCGCCTTGCATTGTTATATGACGTTGAGGGACAGTTGACAACAGCGGTCGTTAATGGACAGTTTGAGGTGCGTGTGCGATTCCCTTATGTGAAAACGTCTATAAGCGACGCCGCAACAGGGAAGTTGGATAAAAAAATTGTTTGA
- a CDS encoding catalase has product MVTRKKNPSSVDGAGSIFSTISGPSDAAPPSSVGSKDGLPNKLREKVISGQALSAQMPYNDSKQAEYGNGESGAPDPQTGSVGKPAGELATASTTTENTVSPKVGDGHPQIGGNPTSGPLDRVRVDAGNQALTTNQGVPVADNQSSLKIGLRGPTALEDFILREKITHFDHERIPERVVHARGTAAHGYFESYKDLSDLTRAAPFAQAGKRTPVFVRFSTVAGERGSADTARDVRGFAVKFYTDEGNWDLVGNNMPVFFIQDAMKFPDLVHAVKPEAHNGIPQASSAHDTFWDFVSLMPESTHMLMWVMSDRAIPRSLRMMQGFGVHTFRLVNVEGESVFCKFHWEPVAGTHSLAWDEAVKIAGADADFHRRDLWEAIEAGAYPEWELGLQVFTEEEAEQFGFDVLDPTKLVPEEMVKVIPVGKMTLNRNPDNFFAETEQVAFCTAHVVPGIDFSNDPLLQGRIHSYIDTQISRLGGPNFHEIPINAPLAPVYNNQRDGMHRQAIHRGRASYEPNSLGGGCPFQAGARGFTSFPQPVAADKVRGKAELFADHYSQARLFWNSQTPAEQAHIASAFRFELTRVQTPAVRVRVISMLVNVDPILADAVAHGLGLELPPAMPLASDLPIPEYALSPALSLTFRPGELGIKTRRVAILITTGVEGATVRTIYASLLADGAVPRLVGAQLGKVATSDGDFLDVEISLEAAPSVLYDAVVIDANSTDIAAKWTKNMQAMDFLRDQYRHCKQIMVVGNGAALFEAAGVTLAPVPQHDPSFIDTNAHTLTQAIDAFKLALASPRELMRESESLPIAN; this is encoded by the coding sequence ATGGTGACGCGCAAAAAAAATCCGTCTTCAGTGGACGGTGCCGGATCGATTTTCAGTACAATTTCAGGGCCATCAGACGCCGCACCGCCGAGCAGCGTTGGTAGTAAAGATGGTTTACCGAATAAATTACGCGAAAAGGTGATTAGCGGACAAGCCCTATCCGCGCAAATGCCCTATAACGATAGCAAGCAGGCCGAATATGGAAACGGCGAAAGTGGCGCACCCGACCCGCAAACCGGTTCAGTTGGCAAGCCTGCGGGCGAACTAGCTACCGCGAGCACCACAACCGAAAACACTGTATCGCCCAAGGTGGGAGATGGTCACCCACAAATCGGCGGTAATCCGACCTCCGGTCCTCTCGATCGCGTCCGCGTCGACGCGGGCAATCAAGCGCTCACCACCAATCAGGGCGTGCCGGTTGCGGACAACCAAAGCTCTCTTAAAATTGGATTGCGTGGCCCGACTGCATTAGAAGATTTTATTTTGCGCGAGAAAATTACCCATTTTGACCATGAGCGGATTCCTGAAAGAGTCGTCCACGCACGCGGCACGGCGGCGCATGGCTATTTTGAATCTTATAAGGACTTAAGTGATTTAACTCGCGCCGCACCTTTTGCGCAAGCCGGTAAACGCACGCCGGTTTTCGTCCGCTTTTCGACCGTCGCTGGCGAACGTGGCTCCGCCGATACAGCTCGCGACGTGCGTGGATTCGCGGTCAAATTTTATACAGATGAAGGCAACTGGGATCTGGTCGGCAATAACATGCCGGTCTTTTTTATCCAGGACGCGATGAAATTTCCGGATCTGGTTCACGCGGTGAAGCCCGAGGCGCACAACGGCATTCCGCAAGCATCAAGCGCTCACGATACCTTTTGGGATTTTGTGTCGTTAATGCCCGAATCAACACATATGTTGATGTGGGTTATGTCAGACCGGGCGATTCCGCGCAGTTTGCGCATGATGCAAGGCTTTGGCGTGCATACATTCAGGTTGGTGAATGTTGAAGGTGAATCAGTATTCTGCAAGTTTCATTGGGAACCCGTTGCTGGGACGCATTCCCTGGCATGGGACGAAGCGGTAAAGATTGCTGGCGCTGACGCCGATTTTCATCGCCGTGATTTGTGGGAAGCAATCGAAGCTGGCGCCTATCCCGAATGGGAGCTTGGCCTGCAAGTATTCACTGAGGAAGAAGCCGAACAGTTTGGGTTTGACGTACTTGATCCTACCAAGCTTGTCCCTGAAGAAATGGTGAAAGTCATTCCCGTCGGCAAAATGACGCTCAATCGCAATCCCGATAATTTCTTCGCTGAAACCGAGCAAGTAGCCTTCTGCACTGCGCACGTCGTACCTGGAATTGACTTCAGCAACGACCCATTATTGCAAGGTCGCATTCACTCCTATATTGATACGCAAATCAGTCGCCTTGGCGGCCCCAACTTTCATGAAATCCCCATCAACGCACCGCTAGCGCCGGTCTATAATAATCAGCGTGACGGAATGCATCGCCAGGCAATACATCGTGGTCGCGCCAGTTACGAACCCAACTCTTTAGGCGGCGGTTGCCCGTTCCAGGCCGGGGCACGTGGCTTTACAAGCTTCCCGCAGCCGGTCGCCGCCGATAAAGTGCGCGGAAAAGCGGAGCTGTTTGCTGACCACTATTCCCAAGCCCGATTATTCTGGAATAGTCAGACACCAGCCGAACAAGCACACATTGCCTCAGCTTTCCGCTTCGAATTGACGCGCGTACAAACACCCGCAGTGCGCGTGCGCGTGATATCGATGCTAGTGAACGTTGATCCAATACTTGCGGACGCAGTCGCACATGGCTTGGGTTTAGAATTGCCACCAGCAATGCCGCTGGCGTCTGATTTGCCGATACCTGAGTATGCGCTTTCTCCAGCTTTATCTCTGACGTTTCGGCCCGGTGAACTTGGCATCAAAACACGCAGAGTCGCCATCCTGATTACCACAGGCGTAGAAGGTGCAACTGTGAGAACAATCTACGCCTCATTACTTGCTGACGGCGCAGTACCAAGGCTGGTTGGAGCACAACTAGGCAAAGTGGCGACTAGTGATGGCGATTTTCTAGACGTGGAAATTTCACTGGAAGCCGCACCGTCAGTGCTTTACGACGCCGTGGTCATCGACGCCAATAGCACTGATATCGCCGCAAAATGGACGAAGAACATGCAAGCGATGGATTTCCTTCGGGACCAATATCGCCATTGCAAACAAATAATGGTAGTGGGTAACGGCGCTGCTTTATTTGAGGCCGCAGGTGTCACGTTGGCACCAGTACCGCAACACGATCCTTCTTTCATCGATACCAACGCGCACACTTTAACGCAGGCAATTGACGCCTTTAAACTGGCATTAGCTAGCCCACGTGAATTGATGCGGGAATCCGAATCACTACCTATTGCAAATTAA
- a CDS encoding DUF1800 domain-containing protein, producing the protein MLPTIQKSRFNLPLVTISFLFSVGLGTLNPLSAIAAPASPTRTPDFTPPLAPTIAPTPSSTAPLWENEKALHVLNRLAYGPRPGDVDEIKKMGVKRYIDLQLNPERIPLPQTLIDQLASLPTYQLSTTQLYQQYGPPSFPPNTATPEEKNQARQRANKEITLQAHQARLWEATESPRQLQEIMTEFWFNHFNVFEGKEWVRYWNGEYEKNVLRPNALGNFRQLLGSVAHHPAMLYYLDNWLSSGVNTPEARGRFKGLNENYGRELLELHTLGINGGYTQADVIALARILSGWTIDVKDMKNGANNSSSGGYSSDQPTFIFNPRRHDTGDKIFLGQTIKGLAGQDGEQEGEQALDIVARQPATARFISTKLVQYFVSDKPDPALVEKLAQRFLSTNGDIKAVLHTLFDSQQFWSRANYQTQFKTPYQYIVSALRASDIPVMNVRPVDNALNQLGQPLYGWLTPEGYKFSEEAWLNPDALLRRINFVSSLGNGKSPIGFPPPPPGPPSNAVPLDPQQLIKTLSPLLDQRSIDTITTAPANLQASMILGSPDFMKR; encoded by the coding sequence ATGTTGCCGACCATTCAAAAATCTCGCTTCAACTTGCCATTGGTTACGATCTCATTTTTGTTCAGCGTAGGACTCGGCACACTGAATCCGCTCAGCGCGATTGCTGCGCCAGCATCACCGACACGCACTCCCGACTTCACTCCCCCACTCGCTCCAACCATTGCTCCCACGCCGTCGTCCACCGCACCGTTATGGGAAAACGAAAAAGCACTGCATGTGTTGAATCGTCTGGCGTATGGTCCACGTCCGGGTGATGTGGATGAAATCAAAAAAATGGGCGTAAAACGCTACATTGACCTGCAATTAAATCCCGAACGTATTCCGCTTCCCCAAACGCTAATCGACCAGTTGGCTAGCCTTCCTACCTATCAACTCAGCACCACGCAGCTTTATCAACAATACGGCCCGCCCTCTTTCCCCCCCAATACTGCAACCCCGGAAGAGAAAAATCAGGCACGTCAGCGCGCCAACAAAGAAATCACATTGCAAGCGCATCAGGCCCGATTATGGGAGGCGACTGAAAGCCCGCGTCAGTTGCAGGAAATCATGACCGAATTCTGGTTCAACCACTTCAATGTTTTTGAAGGTAAAGAATGGGTTCGCTACTGGAACGGCGAGTATGAAAAAAATGTGTTGCGTCCCAATGCATTGGGTAATTTCAGGCAATTGTTAGGATCGGTGGCGCATCATCCAGCCATGCTGTATTACCTCGATAACTGGTTGAGTAGTGGCGTCAATACGCCGGAGGCCCGCGGTCGATTTAAAGGTTTAAACGAAAACTATGGACGTGAATTACTCGAACTGCATACACTAGGTATCAATGGTGGCTATACCCAAGCCGACGTGATTGCATTAGCACGCATTTTGAGTGGCTGGACTATTGATGTAAAAGACATGAAAAATGGAGCCAATAACAGCTCCAGTGGCGGCTACAGTTCAGACCAGCCCACCTTCATTTTCAATCCACGCCGCCATGACACCGGTGACAAAATTTTTCTCGGTCAGACCATCAAAGGACTCGCCGGTCAGGACGGTGAACAGGAAGGTGAGCAAGCGCTTGACATCGTAGCGCGGCAACCTGCCACGGCACGGTTTATTTCCACCAAATTAGTCCAATATTTTGTCAGCGACAAACCCGATCCGGCATTAGTTGAAAAGCTGGCGCAGCGGTTCCTGAGCACCAATGGGGATATCAAAGCGGTGCTGCACACCTTATTTGATAGCCAGCAATTTTGGTCTCGTGCCAATTATCAAACCCAGTTCAAGACACCTTATCAGTACATCGTTTCCGCTTTGCGGGCCAGTGACATTCCGGTCATGAATGTCAGGCCGGTTGATAACGCGTTGAATCAATTGGGTCAACCTTTATATGGTTGGCTGACGCCGGAAGGGTATAAATTTTCCGAAGAAGCGTGGCTCAATCCGGATGCGCTATTACGCCGAATCAATTTTGTCAGCAGCCTTGGTAATGGCAAATCGCCGATTGGATTTCCGCCACCGCCGCCCGGACCACCTTCTAATGCAGTCCCATTAGACCCGCAGCAGTTGATAAAAACACTGTCGCCGTTACTCGATCAACGCAGCATCGATACCATCACAACCGCACCCGCCAACTTGCAAGCCAGCATGATTCTGGGTAGCCCCGATTTTATGAAGAGGTAA